One segment of Pleomorphomonas sp. PLEO DNA contains the following:
- a CDS encoding DUF6101 family protein — MTGATPLGLKTALRLDPGHLPAKWCVNVGQAGRPVQEAAIYMDDDGVVVRRHLSGLPLTLTLPFAAFEGVSVRIEPNAAGDLVAHVELHHRDPALSIPLTVTRDMEAAAADWQGWCDRLGLPMLLVTTSGGVERVGPKVTVPVGEPAPRRRHATMADRRPRFLVRRKMGASGEMPVLRGCREIISYE, encoded by the coding sequence ATGACGGGAGCCACTCCCCTGGGCCTTAAAACGGCGCTTAGGCTCGATCCAGGGCATCTGCCAGCCAAGTGGTGCGTCAACGTCGGACAGGCCGGTCGGCCTGTCCAGGAGGCCGCCATCTATATGGACGACGACGGTGTCGTCGTCCGCCGCCATTTATCCGGGCTGCCGTTGACGCTGACCCTGCCGTTCGCCGCCTTCGAGGGCGTGTCGGTCAGGATCGAACCGAATGCCGCTGGCGATCTCGTTGCCCATGTCGAATTGCATCATCGCGACCCGGCATTGTCGATTCCGCTGACCGTGACGCGCGACATGGAAGCCGCCGCCGCCGATTGGCAGGGCTGGTGCGATCGCCTGGGGCTGCCGATGCTGCTGGTGACCACGTCCGGCGGTGTTGAACGCGTTGGCCCCAAGGTGACCGTCCCTGTGGGCGAGCCAGCCCCGCGCCGCCGCCACGCCACCATGGCTGACCGCCGCCCGCGTTTCCTGGTCCGTCGCAAGATGGGCGCTTCCGGCGAAATGCCGGTTCTGCGCGGTTGCCGCGAGATCATCAGTTACGAATGA
- a CDS encoding methyl-accepting chemotaxis protein: MRLSIQKSIILVISTLSLALLALTGNGAWTAYRAWTTAETLRRLTGVERSLFEAVSNFRVERGDTPSVLGLSAEQSGDAIKAITDRRVATSAGLETTIAGLAAIVDTTLKPVLDDLRARRDALEKLRATADAEFAKPLAERDKALGKTYLAEGGNILAAMDNATGAIEGSIQAMAPELAALVNVRALAWNARSYAGTSVIGMLPAVTEKRPFRDGEAAPVNAALKQAQSLWDLVRSMVASPSIPESIRQSFATGDAAFFAGDFRKLQDEQIKKMTSWQPPSVKFDDWRQTSAKATSAIGNVAGAAIDALRTEADHYSASATLQLAINVAMLAVTLLLSIAAAVITRVRLGRPMASMTDAMGRLAANDTSVEIPGLGRKDEIGAMAAAVEVFKTNAIRVGQLAREAAEREAGEVVERQRLRDETATAFETTVGGVLERVVAAIDLLHSSAETLTGNAEETAMQAASAAAAANQATANVQTVAGATEELSSSINEIGTRVTTAGSVATEARETASTTRENIASLQAAANQIGTIVELIDNIAGQTNLLALNATIEAARAGEAGKGFAVVAAEVKQLADQTSKATSQIGRQIGDIQTSTGTSATSIGAIAEIIQRLNEISGAIATAVEQQAGAASEIAHNVSEAARGTAAVSENVEGIRKASEHTSNVSTTVLSAADDLAAQASELRKAMDEFLVTLRAA; encoded by the coding sequence ATGCGTCTGTCGATACAGAAGTCGATAATCTTGGTCATTTCGACATTGAGCCTCGCCCTTCTGGCCCTCACCGGCAACGGCGCCTGGACGGCCTATCGGGCATGGACGACAGCTGAGACGCTGCGCAGGCTTACCGGTGTAGAACGCAGCTTGTTCGAGGCGGTCTCTAACTTCCGGGTCGAGCGCGGCGATACGCCGTCGGTGCTGGGCTTGTCGGCCGAGCAAAGTGGCGATGCCATCAAGGCCATCACCGACCGCCGAGTCGCCACCTCCGCCGGACTGGAGACGACGATCGCCGGCCTAGCGGCGATCGTCGACACCACCCTCAAGCCAGTGCTGGATGACCTCCGGGCACGCCGGGATGCGCTTGAGAAGCTGCGGGCCACGGCCGACGCCGAATTCGCCAAACCGCTGGCCGAACGCGACAAGGCATTGGGGAAGACCTATCTCGCGGAGGGGGGCAATATCCTCGCCGCGATGGACAATGCCACGGGTGCCATCGAGGGCAGCATTCAGGCCATGGCGCCGGAACTCGCCGCGCTGGTCAACGTCCGCGCGCTGGCATGGAATGCTCGCAGTTATGCCGGCACCTCCGTGATCGGGATGTTGCCGGCCGTCACCGAAAAGCGTCCGTTCCGCGATGGGGAGGCCGCGCCGGTCAATGCTGCGCTGAAACAGGCCCAGTCGCTTTGGGACTTGGTGCGCAGCATGGTTGCCTCGCCCAGCATTCCCGAGTCCATCAGGCAAAGCTTCGCGACCGGCGACGCCGCCTTCTTTGCCGGGGACTTTCGCAAGCTTCAGGACGAGCAGATCAAGAAGATGACCTCCTGGCAGCCGCCCAGCGTCAAGTTCGACGACTGGCGCCAGACGAGCGCCAAAGCAACGTCGGCAATCGGCAACGTCGCTGGAGCGGCCATCGACGCCCTTCGGACAGAGGCCGATCACTATTCAGCCTCGGCGACACTGCAACTGGCCATCAATGTGGCCATGCTCGCCGTCACTCTCCTGCTATCGATTGCCGCCGCGGTGATCACCCGCGTCCGCCTCGGCCGCCCGATGGCCTCGATGACCGATGCCATGGGGCGACTTGCCGCCAACGACACGTCGGTGGAAATCCCCGGCCTTGGCCGCAAGGACGAAATCGGTGCCATGGCCGCCGCCGTCGAGGTGTTCAAGACCAACGCCATTCGCGTTGGCCAACTGGCCCGAGAAGCGGCCGAGCGCGAAGCTGGTGAGGTCGTCGAGCGCCAGAGGCTGCGCGATGAGACGGCCACCGCCTTTGAGACCACCGTCGGCGGCGTTCTCGAACGGGTCGTCGCCGCCATCGATCTGTTGCACAGTTCAGCCGAAACCCTGACTGGCAATGCCGAGGAAACGGCCATGCAGGCCGCCTCGGCCGCCGCCGCTGCCAACCAGGCGACGGCCAACGTCCAGACTGTTGCCGGCGCCACCGAGGAGCTGTCATCGTCGATCAACGAGATCGGCACTCGCGTCACCACCGCCGGCTCGGTGGCCACGGAAGCTCGGGAAACCGCCTCGACCACGCGCGAGAATATTGCCAGCCTGCAGGCGGCAGCCAACCAGATCGGGACCATCGTCGAACTGATCGACAACATTGCCGGCCAGACAAATCTCCTCGCCCTCAATGCCACCATCGAGGCGGCCCGAGCCGGCGAGGCAGGCAAGGGATTTGCCGTCGTGGCAGCCGAGGTGAAACAGCTCGCCGACCAGACGTCGAAGGCTACCTCGCAGATCGGCCGGCAGATTGGCGACATTCAGACATCGACCGGCACATCGGCGACCTCGATCGGCGCCATTGCCGAGATCATCCAGCGCCTGAACGAAATCTCCGGTGCCATTGCCACCGCCGTCGAGCAGCAGGCAGGAGCGGCGAGCGAAATCGCCCACAATGTCAGCGAGGCAGCGCGCGGCACGGCCGCCGTCTCGGAAAACGTCGAGGGGATACGGAAGGCATCGGAACACACCAGTAACGTATCGACCACCGTCCTGTCGGCGGCCGACGATCTTGCGGCTCAGGCCAGCGAACTGCGCAAGGCAATGGATGAGTTTCTGGTGACTCTGCGGGCAGCGTGA
- a CDS encoding homoserine kinase translates to MAVYTDVSDEELSDFLTRYDIGALVSCKGIAEGVENSNFLLGTEAGRFILTLYEKRVNEADLPFFLGLMDHLAGRGINCPQPVRDRDGHALGRLAGRPATVVTFLDGMWVKRPEVSHCGQVGEALARLHKAGEGFSIRRRNGLGPDGWPPLYAGSADRADEVLAGLGSEIEAELSFIKANWPKGLPEGVIHADLFPDNVFFLKGRLSGLIDFYFACNDFLVYDLAICLNAWCFEPDGAFNITKGRAMLAGYTAGRPLSEIEILSLPVLCRGAALRFLLTRLYDWLMTPPGALVRKKDPLEYYRKLRFHRTATTASAYGLELTGTGA, encoded by the coding sequence ACGTTACGACATCGGTGCACTGGTTTCCTGCAAAGGGATTGCCGAGGGCGTCGAAAACTCTAACTTCCTGCTCGGGACCGAGGCAGGACGCTTTATTCTGACGCTTTACGAAAAGCGAGTGAACGAGGCCGACCTGCCCTTCTTTCTCGGCCTGATGGATCATCTGGCCGGTCGTGGCATCAATTGTCCCCAGCCGGTGCGCGATCGCGACGGCCATGCGCTCGGCCGCCTTGCCGGCCGTCCCGCCACCGTCGTCACATTTCTCGACGGCATGTGGGTGAAGCGCCCGGAGGTCAGTCATTGCGGCCAAGTGGGCGAGGCGCTCGCCCGTTTGCATAAGGCTGGCGAAGGCTTTTCCATCCGCCGTCGCAACGGCCTAGGGCCGGACGGATGGCCGCCGCTCTACGCCGGCAGCGCGGACCGCGCCGACGAGGTGCTCGCCGGGCTGGGTAGTGAAATCGAGGCCGAGCTTTCCTTCATCAAGGCGAATTGGCCAAAGGGTCTGCCCGAAGGCGTCATCCACGCCGACCTTTTCCCCGACAATGTGTTCTTCCTGAAGGGGCGGTTGTCCGGCCTTATCGACTTCTACTTCGCCTGCAACGACTTCCTGGTTTATGACCTCGCCATCTGCCTCAATGCCTGGTGTTTCGAACCGGATGGCGCCTTCAATATCACCAAGGGTCGGGCGATGCTCGCCGGCTACACCGCCGGCCGACCGTTGTCCGAGATCGAAATCCTCTCGCTGCCAGTGTTATGCCGAGGGGCCGCTCTACGCTTCCTGCTCACCCGCCTCTATGATTGGCTGATGACGCCGCCCGGCGCGCTTGTCCGCAAGAAGGATCCGCTCGAATATTATCGGAAGCTACGCTTCCACCGAACGGCCACAACCGCCAGCGCCTACGGCCTCGAGCTTACCGGAACCGGCGCATGA
- a CDS encoding 3'(2'),5'-bisphosphate nucleotidase CysQ, whose product MPAADSARIDEDTALLSDAALAAASIGLSFFRRDPRVWKKDNDSPVSEADLAIDAFLKERLLAARPSYGWLSEETEDDAARLGCERVFVVDPIDGTRGFLAGSDQWTISLAVVEHGRPVAAALLQPSVSHLYTAGHRRGSFLDGNRLRLPPRPSLADVRVAGPAVLISRLSRPVPTLRSRGYVASLALRIAMVADGTLDLAFARNGAHDWDIAAADLIVAEAGGTLETIDGASIIYNRPDADHDSLIAGLPALTRAAAAALGPY is encoded by the coding sequence TTGCCGGCCGCTGACAGCGCACGCATCGATGAGGATACCGCGCTTCTCTCCGATGCGGCGCTCGCGGCGGCGAGTATCGGTCTTTCCTTCTTTCGCCGCGACCCACGCGTGTGGAAGAAGGACAATGACTCGCCAGTCAGCGAAGCTGATCTCGCGATCGACGCCTTTCTGAAGGAGCGCCTGCTGGCCGCTCGCCCCAGCTACGGCTGGCTGTCGGAGGAAACCGAGGACGATGCGGCCCGGCTTGGCTGCGAGCGTGTTTTCGTGGTCGACCCGATTGACGGCACGCGCGGTTTTCTCGCCGGTTCCGATCAGTGGACTATCTCGCTCGCCGTCGTAGAGCACGGACGGCCGGTTGCGGCGGCGCTTTTGCAGCCGTCGGTGAGTCACCTCTACACCGCCGGTCATCGGCGCGGTTCTTTCCTCGACGGCAATCGCCTGCGCTTGCCGCCGCGCCCGAGCCTTGCCGATGTACGCGTCGCCGGCCCGGCGGTCCTCATTTCCCGCCTGTCGCGGCCCGTACCGACGCTGAGGAGTCGCGGCTATGTCGCTTCGCTGGCGCTCAGGATTGCCATGGTCGCGGATGGCACGCTCGATCTCGCGTTTGCACGCAACGGCGCCCACGATTGGGATATCGCCGCCGCCGATCTCATCGTCGCCGAAGCAGGTGGGACGCTCGAGACCATCGACGGCGCCTCCATCATCTACAACCGACCTGACGCCGACCACGACAGCCTGATCGCTGGCTTGCCGGCGCTGACGCGGGCGGCGGCGGCGGCTCTGGGGCCTTACTAA
- the rnhA gene encoding ribonuclease HI, whose amino-acid sequence MTGEKRVTVYTDGACSGNPGPGGWGAILVYGDKQRELCGGEQLTTNNRMELIAACAALEALTRSCAVDLYTDSQYVKGGITGWIFGWKKNGWKTSDKKPVKNADLWQRLEAARERHSVEWHWVKGHAGHDMNERADELARLGMAPFKPGYRPPDGGADAA is encoded by the coding sequence ATGACCGGGGAAAAGCGCGTTACTGTCTATACCGATGGTGCCTGTTCGGGAAACCCTGGCCCCGGCGGCTGGGGAGCGATCCTCGTCTATGGCGACAAGCAACGGGAGCTTTGCGGCGGCGAGCAGCTCACCACCAACAATCGCATGGAGCTGATCGCCGCCTGCGCGGCGCTCGAGGCGTTGACACGGTCCTGCGCCGTCGATCTCTACACCGACAGCCAGTATGTGAAGGGCGGCATTACCGGCTGGATCTTCGGTTGGAAGAAGAATGGCTGGAAGACCTCGGATAAAAAGCCGGTGAAGAATGCCGATCTCTGGCAGCGGCTCGAGGCAGCCCGCGAGCGCCACAGCGTCGAATGGCACTGGGTAAAAGGTCACGCCGGCCATGACATGAACGAGCGGGCCGACGAGCTTGCCCGCCTTGGCATGGCACCGTTCAAGCCTGGGTACAGACCACCCGACGGAGGCGCAGATGCCGCATGA
- a CDS encoding diacylglycerol kinase family protein, with protein sequence MPHEAAPILVVANPVAGNFNYRHLMRLAERLDRLGLRSDIWLTRYSGELADIAAELSPSVRTLVVGGGDGSINEAITGIVRRGGDGPALSILPFGTANVLAHELGLPFSPEKLAERIAAGHTERLHLGTVGDRPFSLMVSAGFDADIVHAVDAPFKRRWGKLAYGWRGLTLALARTGRDVTVITDGETIRCRIAVVTTARFYGGPLAITHHTRATEPGLRLVTLADDRPATLLRAAIALAFGRLDRLIAVQDRAVTEVRFSGQGIRMQIDGDRMATTDAVVRAGRTIDVIG encoded by the coding sequence ATGCCGCATGAAGCTGCGCCGATCCTGGTCGTTGCCAATCCCGTGGCCGGTAATTTCAACTACCGCCACCTGATGCGACTAGCCGAGCGGCTCGACCGGCTCGGTCTCAGGTCGGACATCTGGCTCACCCGCTATTCCGGCGAGCTTGCCGATATCGCCGCCGAGCTTTCGCCGTCTGTGCGCACATTGGTGGTTGGCGGAGGCGATGGCTCGATCAACGAAGCCATTACCGGCATCGTCCGACGCGGCGGCGACGGCCCTGCCCTTTCCATTCTACCGTTCGGCACCGCCAACGTGCTGGCGCACGAACTCGGCCTGCCCTTCTCCCCCGAAAAGCTGGCTGAGCGCATCGCCGCCGGTCATACGGAACGACTGCATCTCGGGACCGTAGGGGATCGCCCCTTCTCACTGATGGTATCGGCCGGCTTCGACGCCGATATCGTCCACGCCGTCGATGCGCCCTTCAAGCGGCGGTGGGGCAAGCTCGCCTATGGCTGGCGCGGTCTGACGCTAGCACTGGCCAGGACGGGACGCGACGTGACCGTGATCACCGATGGCGAGACCATCCGCTGCCGAATCGCGGTGGTGACGACGGCGCGTTTCTATGGTGGTCCGCTTGCGATTACCCATCATACCCGTGCCACCGAACCGGGGCTGCGTCTGGTGACACTTGCCGATGACCGGCCCGCGACGCTGCTCCGCGCCGCCATCGCGCTCGCATTTGGCCGCCTCGACAGACTGATCGCTGTTCAGGATCGAGCGGTCACCGAGGTGCGCTTTTCCGGCCAAGGCATCCGCATGCAGATCGATGGCGATCGGATGGCGACGACCGACGCGGTGGTGCGCGCCGGCCGGACCATTGATGTGATCGGCTGA
- a CDS encoding TldD/PmbA family protein: MSDLVDLDQLTGQAARLVEAARAAGADAADAVAVRSVNQVASVLKGKVEKIEHAENDDFGLRVFVGDRNATISATLGSDVEALAARAVAMARAAPSDRFAGLADSSLLATAWPDIDLLDESPVSAADLAERGRVVEAAALAVDGVTNTTGASAYWARGGMALVTSSGFSGAYESSGHGHSVAAIAGSGTGMERDWDSSSKTHLADLESAEIVGARAGGRAVRRLNPRQVATQTAAVVYDPRVATSLIGALIGAISGASIARRSSFLKDKLGKQLFGSAIRVTDDPLRRRGPGSRPFDGEGVGSVALDLVQEGVLQTWLLDSATARELDLQTNGRAGRGTGTPSPSSTNVLLHPGNQSPAELIKAVGTGLYVTDFIGHGANLLTGDYSRGAAGFWIENGEIAYPVAEITVAGNLLDMFRELVPADDIEFRSAFTAPTVAIGGLTIAGR; encoded by the coding sequence ATGAGCGATCTCGTCGACCTCGACCAATTGACCGGACAGGCTGCCCGCCTTGTCGAGGCGGCTCGCGCCGCCGGTGCCGACGCAGCCGACGCCGTCGCCGTGCGCTCGGTCAACCAAGTAGCGAGTGTGCTCAAGGGCAAGGTCGAGAAGATCGAGCACGCCGAGAACGACGATTTTGGCCTCAGGGTCTTCGTCGGCGATCGCAATGCCACGATCTCAGCGACGCTCGGCTCGGACGTGGAAGCGTTGGCGGCCCGTGCCGTCGCCATGGCGCGCGCCGCGCCGTCCGATCGCTTTGCCGGCTTGGCCGATAGTTCGCTGCTTGCCACTGCCTGGCCCGATATCGATCTGCTCGACGAGTCGCCCGTTTCCGCCGCCGACCTTGCCGAACGAGGCCGGGTTGTCGAGGCGGCGGCATTGGCGGTTGACGGCGTCACCAATACCACCGGCGCCAGCGCTTACTGGGCGCGCGGCGGCATGGCGCTAGTGACGTCCAGCGGCTTTTCCGGCGCCTATGAATCCTCTGGCCACGGTCACTCGGTCGCCGCCATCGCCGGCAGCGGCACAGGTATGGAGCGCGACTGGGACTCGTCGTCAAAGACTCATCTCGCAGATCTCGAAAGCGCCGAGATCGTCGGAGCCCGAGCGGGCGGCCGCGCCGTGCGCCGCCTCAATCCACGGCAGGTCGCGACACAGACCGCGGCGGTGGTCTACGACCCACGCGTTGCGACCAGCCTGATCGGCGCGCTTATCGGTGCCATTTCCGGTGCGTCGATCGCCCGCCGCTCGTCTTTTCTGAAGGATAAGCTTGGCAAACAGTTGTTCGGCTCCGCGATCCGCGTCACCGACGATCCGCTACGCCGGCGCGGTCCTGGTTCGCGGCCCTTCGATGGCGAAGGTGTCGGCTCGGTCGCGCTCGATCTGGTTCAGGAGGGCGTGCTCCAGACGTGGCTGCTCGACAGCGCAACAGCACGAGAACTCGACCTTCAGACCAATGGCCGGGCCGGTCGCGGCACCGGTACGCCCAGCCCATCGTCTACCAATGTGCTGCTGCATCCAGGCAATCAATCACCGGCCGAGCTGATCAAAGCGGTCGGCACTGGCCTATATGTCACCGACTTCATTGGCCATGGCGCCAATCTTCTCACCGGCGACTATTCGCGCGGTGCTGCGGGCTTCTGGATTGAGAACGGTGAAATCGCCTATCCCGTCGCCGAGATCACGGTAGCCGGCAATCTCCTCGACATGTTCCGCGAACTGGTGCCGGCCGACGACATCGAGTTCCGCTCGGCCTTCACCGCGCCAACGGTGGCTATCGGGGGATTGACGATTGCCGGCCGCTGA
- the purD gene encoding phosphoribosylamine--glycine ligase encodes MHVLLIGSGGREHAIAAALRRSPKLTRLTCAPGNAGIAAIAELAAIDPADHAAVIAFCKSESVDFVVIGPEAPLVAGLVDDLSSAHIKAFGPKKEPARLEGSKAFTKELCTEAGIPTAAYGRFSDAQAARAYVIGRGAPIVVKADGLAAGKGVVVAASVAEALDAVDACFSGAFGAAGAEVVIEDCLVGEEASFFAITDGIDVLPLAAAQDHKRVGDGDKGPNTGGMGAYSPTPVVDEAMEMRIMDEIIVPTVRCLSKRGTPFVGVLFAGLMIEQDGPKLIEYNVRFGDPETEVLLPRLKSDLLELMLASAEGRLSGNIANFDDRTALTVVMAAKGYPGSYRKGSRIEGLDDAAARPDVSVFHAGTAATGGAVVSNGGRVLAITALGDSVSEAQTKAYAAVDRVRWPDGFCRRDIGWRAVAREKSAG; translated from the coding sequence ATGCACGTACTCCTTATCGGTTCTGGCGGACGAGAACACGCCATCGCCGCCGCTCTCCGTCGCTCTCCGAAACTGACGCGCCTCACCTGCGCGCCCGGCAATGCCGGCATCGCCGCGATTGCCGAGTTGGCGGCCATCGACCCGGCCGATCATGCGGCGGTGATCGCCTTCTGCAAGTCCGAAAGCGTCGACTTCGTGGTGATCGGTCCGGAGGCGCCGCTGGTTGCCGGTCTCGTCGACGACCTCTCCAGCGCGCACATCAAAGCCTTCGGGCCAAAGAAGGAGCCGGCTAGGCTCGAGGGCTCCAAGGCCTTCACCAAGGAGCTTTGCACGGAGGCCGGCATTCCGACGGCCGCCTACGGTCGCTTCTCCGACGCGCAGGCGGCCCGCGCTTATGTCATTGGTCGCGGCGCGCCGATCGTCGTCAAGGCCGATGGTCTCGCCGCCGGCAAAGGTGTCGTCGTAGCCGCCTCCGTGGCGGAGGCGCTCGACGCGGTCGACGCTTGTTTCTCCGGCGCCTTTGGTGCCGCTGGCGCCGAGGTGGTGATCGAGGACTGCCTTGTTGGCGAGGAGGCGAGCTTCTTTGCCATCACCGACGGCATCGACGTCCTGCCGCTTGCCGCCGCCCAGGACCATAAGCGGGTGGGCGATGGCGACAAAGGCCCCAATACCGGGGGCATGGGCGCCTATTCGCCAACGCCGGTGGTCGATGAGGCGATGGAAATGCGCATCATGGACGAGATTATCGTGCCAACGGTGCGCTGCCTCTCCAAGCGCGGCACGCCCTTCGTCGGCGTGTTGTTCGCCGGGCTGATGATCGAGCAGGATGGTCCCAAGCTGATCGAGTACAACGTCCGCTTTGGCGATCCTGAGACCGAGGTATTGCTGCCTCGCCTGAAATCGGACCTTCTCGAGCTGATGCTGGCCTCCGCCGAGGGACGCTTGTCGGGCAATATCGCCAATTTCGACGATCGCACGGCGCTAACGGTTGTGATGGCCGCCAAGGGGTATCCCGGCAGCTATCGCAAAGGCAGTCGCATCGAAGGGCTCGATGACGCCGCCGCACGACCGGATGTGTCGGTGTTCCACGCCGGCACCGCTGCAACTGGCGGTGCGGTCGTCTCGAACGGAGGCCGTGTTCTCGCCATCACCGCGCTCGGCGACAGCGTTTCCGAGGCGCAGACGAAGGCCTATGCGGCCGTTGACCGCGTCCGCTGGCCGGACGGTTTCTGCCGTCGCGATATCGGCTGGCGGGCCGTGGCGCGCGAAAAGTCCGCCGGCTGA
- a CDS encoding protein-disulfide reductase DsbD domain-containing protein, whose amino-acid sequence MRFAFLLPLFGGLPAHASAFEVPPVEARLVVAGGIQDGAYRAALELDLPDGWHTYWRNPGDAGIPPIFDVARSENLKDFTVDYPVPVRRTDGAGTSMIYEGRLLLPIRAVPARLGAPVTLTVRVLYGLCAEVCVPAEADVTARLDPVAAVDPVASNDIAAFQARVPVRVADDRLTIDHVGFDAKAARGSAEVSVADDGHLVDLFVTGPSKWYAASPETVGTTDGRRRFSVALEGPSGATGTDGVELSFVLVEKDHAYEIIRRLDAMAK is encoded by the coding sequence TTGCGTTTCGCTTTTCTGCTGCCGCTGTTCGGCGGTCTTCCAGCCCATGCTTCGGCCTTCGAGGTGCCGCCGGTGGAGGCACGCCTCGTCGTCGCTGGTGGCATTCAGGATGGCGCATACCGGGCGGCCTTGGAACTCGACCTACCGGACGGTTGGCATACCTACTGGCGCAACCCCGGCGACGCCGGCATCCCGCCGATCTTCGACGTTGCCCGCAGCGAGAACCTCAAGGATTTCACCGTCGATTATCCGGTGCCGGTGCGTCGTACCGACGGCGCCGGTACGTCCATGATCTATGAGGGACGCCTACTCCTGCCGATCCGGGCCGTGCCGGCTCGTCTGGGTGCGCCGGTGACGCTCACCGTCCGCGTGCTCTACGGTCTTTGCGCTGAGGTTTGCGTGCCGGCCGAGGCCGACGTCACGGCTCGTCTCGATCCGGTTGCCGCCGTCGATCCTGTTGCCAGTAACGATATTGCCGCGTTCCAGGCGCGCGTGCCGGTGCGTGTCGCCGACGATCGCCTCACCATCGACCATGTCGGCTTCGACGCCAAGGCAGCCAGAGGCAGTGCCGAGGTTTCGGTTGCCGACGATGGTCATCTCGTCGATCTGTTCGTTACCGGTCCTTCCAAATGGTATGCCGCGTCACCCGAGACAGTCGGGACCACGGATGGTCGGCGCCGTTTCAGCGTTGCGCTGGAGGGACCGTCGGGGGCGACAGGAACCGATGGCGTCGAGCTGAGTTTCGTGCTGGTCGAGAAGGACCATGCCTACGAGATTATCCGCCGCCTCGACGCTATGGCTAAATAG
- a CDS encoding DUF4170 domain-containing protein, protein MTTEVTSKQLLHLVIGGEMKALDSTEFADTNAIDIVGAFPSYAAAYAAWKQKAQATVDQAQTRYFIVHLHRLLDPSN, encoded by the coding sequence ATGACGACCGAAGTCACCTCGAAGCAGCTGCTTCACCTGGTTATCGGCGGCGAGATGAAGGCACTCGATTCGACTGAGTTTGCCGATACCAATGCCATCGATATCGTTGGTGCTTTCCCCAGCTATGCCGCGGCCTATGCCGCGTGGAAGCAGAAGGCACAGGCCACCGTCGACCAAGCGCAAACGCGCTATTTCATCGTCCATCTGCATCGCCTGCTGGATCCGTCAAACTGA
- a CDS encoding peroxiredoxin has protein sequence MIKVGDKLPAFTFLTPTADGGRKEITTDEVFAGKKVILVAVPGAFTPTCSKTHVPGFIQGYDEIRAKGVDTIAVTAVNDAYVLGAWREALGAGEKIVFLADGAAAFAKEVGLNLESSPSMGVRSKRYAAIIVDGVVKELQVEEKASEATCSSAPSIVEKL, from the coding sequence ATGATCAAGGTCGGAGACAAGCTGCCCGCGTTCACCTTCCTGACACCGACTGCCGATGGTGGCAGGAAGGAGATCACGACCGATGAGGTATTTGCCGGCAAGAAGGTGATTCTGGTGGCGGTGCCAGGTGCTTTCACCCCGACTTGCTCGAAGACTCACGTTCCCGGCTTCATCCAGGGGTACGACGAGATCAGAGCCAAGGGTGTTGATACCATCGCGGTGACCGCGGTCAACGACGCCTATGTGCTGGGCGCTTGGCGTGAGGCACTCGGCGCCGGCGAGAAGATCGTTTTCCTGGCGGACGGGGCGGCGGCTTTTGCCAAGGAAGTTGGTCTTAATCTCGAATCCTCGCCCAGCATGGGCGTGCGGTCCAAGCGCTATGCGGCGATCATCGTCGACGGCGTCGTAAAGGAACTGCAGGTCGAGGAAAAGGCCAGCGAAGCCACTTGCTCCAGTGCGCCGAGCATTGTCGAAAAGCTCTGA
- a CDS encoding YqgE/AlgH family protein, whose amino-acid sequence MDGKATYLDGKFLIAMPALDDGDFARSVIYMCAHSAEGAMGLVINKPLDHLSFPDLLVQLDIIPDEKRIRLPTAARSMRVHQGGPVDTGRGFVLHTSDFHLDASTLPISEDLSLTATVEILKAIAEGRGPEHSLLTLGYAGWAPGQLEGEILANGWLTTDSDPDIIFSAVDGDRYRRALATLGVDLAALSPVSGRA is encoded by the coding sequence ATGGATGGAAAGGCAACCTATCTGGACGGTAAGTTCCTGATCGCCATGCCGGCGCTCGACGATGGAGATTTCGCGCGTTCGGTGATCTACATGTGCGCCCATTCGGCCGAGGGGGCGATGGGACTGGTCATCAACAAACCGCTCGATCACCTGTCCTTTCCCGATCTTCTGGTCCAGCTCGACATCATTCCTGACGAAAAGCGTATCCGTCTGCCGACGGCGGCGCGAAGCATGCGTGTGCATCAGGGCGGCCCCGTCGATACCGGTCGCGGTTTCGTTCTGCACACATCCGATTTCCATCTCGATGCGTCGACGCTGCCGATCTCCGAAGATCTGTCATTGACGGCTACGGTGGAAATCCTGAAAGCGATTGCCGAGGGGCGTGGGCCCGAACATTCGCTGCTGACGCTCGGCTATGCCGGGTGGGCGCCGGGCCAGCTCGAAGGCGAGATCCTGGCCAACGGCTGGCTCACCACCGACTCCGATCCCGACATCATCTTTTCGGCGGTCGACGGCGACCGCTATCGCCGGGCGCTCGCCACGCTGGGTGTCGACCTCGCGGCTCTCTCGCCGGTAAGCGGCCGAGCTTAA